From Brassica oleracea var. oleracea cultivar TO1000 chromosome C3, BOL, whole genome shotgun sequence, a single genomic window includes:
- the LOC106328311 gene encoding probable glutathione peroxidase 3, mitochondrial — protein sequence MPRSRTCVLILLLPLAFVFYLYMSLPSPAIVEQSSYSSIYHISVKDIEGNNVSLSKFTGKVLLIVNVASKCGLTQGNYKELNILYAKYKTKGLEILAFPCNQFGGQEPGSNKEIKENICTMFKGEFPIFDKIEVNGENASPLYKFLKEQKGGLFGDSIKWNFAKFLVDKQGNVVDRYAPTTSPLEIEKDIEKLLSST from the exons ATGCCTAGATCAAGAACTTGTGTCTTGATTCTATTATTGCCTCTAGCCTTTGTCTTCTACCTGTACATGTCCCTGCCTTCTCCAGCTATTGTCGAACAATCATCATACAGCTCCATCTACCACATCTCCGTTAAG GACATTGAAGGGAATAATGTGAGTTTAAGCAAGTTCACTGGAAAGGTGCTTCTTATTGTCAACGTAGCCTCTAAGTG TGGTTTGACACAAGGAAACTACAAAGAGTTGAACATTTTGTATGCCAAGTACAAAACTAAGG GGCTTGAGATCTTAGCGTTTCCCTGCAACCAATTTGGAGGTCAAGAGCCAGGTAGCAACAAGGAGATTAAGGAAAACATTTGCACAATGTTCAAAGGAGAGTTTCCCATCTTTGACAAG ATTGAAGTGAATGGAGAGAACGCTTCACCTCTATACAAGTTCTTAAAAGAACAGAAAGGCGGATTGTTTGGGGATTCTATCAAGTGGAACTTTGCAAAGTTTCTGGTAGACAAACAAGGGAACGTTGTGGATCGGTATGCTCCTACAACATCACCTCTTGAAATCGAG AAGGACATAGAGAAGCTATTGTCATCTACTTGA